Proteins from a single region of Pseudomonas sp. 10S4:
- a CDS encoding integrase domain-containing protein codes for MALVGRRDGRNFGYGRQLSYAGPQALRDLFGGGHYGTVKAHSDRWQAFVRWCRSEDGPGLNDARQIDRQTLLNYAGHLRHQVEQGAIGIATAQNRLSSVNRTMAALRGDQYVKVPSPSKTLGMRRTSVRRSLPQGQDPEHAKRIVDVLCEHQMPRAAAIAQLARATGMRMREAILADLPRLQREAEQLGKINIQDGTKGGRSGASGPRWITVDDHVRDALRFAEQTSPDGSRNLLAPNESYLDFQQGIVRPARYILHQHNLKGFHELRAAYACERYEQITHHLAPINGGRCRRLDPRLDREARLQISYELGHGRIDVVSAYIGGRV; via the coding sequence ATGGCACTGGTGGGCAGGCGAGATGGACGCAATTTTGGCTACGGTCGGCAACTGAGCTATGCCGGGCCGCAGGCATTGCGGGACCTGTTTGGCGGCGGGCATTACGGCACGGTCAAAGCGCACAGTGATCGATGGCAGGCGTTTGTACGGTGGTGTCGGTCGGAAGATGGACCGGGGCTTAACGATGCGCGGCAGATTGATCGGCAGACGTTGCTGAACTATGCCGGACATCTGCGTCACCAGGTTGAACAAGGCGCTATTGGCATCGCCACCGCGCAAAACCGATTGTCCAGCGTGAACCGAACCATGGCGGCGCTTCGCGGTGATCAGTATGTGAAAGTGCCTAGCCCGAGCAAGACGCTGGGAATGCGGCGCACCAGTGTTCGTCGCTCGCTGCCACAAGGCCAAGACCCCGAACACGCGAAGCGGATCGTCGACGTGCTCTGCGAACACCAAATGCCGCGCGCCGCGGCCATCGCGCAGTTGGCGCGAGCCACCGGCATGCGCATGCGCGAGGCCATTTTGGCCGACCTGCCTCGATTGCAACGTGAAGCAGAGCAACTTGGCAAAATTAACATCCAGGATGGCACCAAAGGTGGCCGTTCAGGTGCATCGGGACCTCGCTGGATTACGGTAGATGATCATGTTCGTGACGCACTGAGGTTTGCAGAACAGACCTCGCCCGACGGTAGCCGCAACCTGCTTGCTCCGAACGAAAGCTACCTTGATTTCCAACAGGGAATCGTCCGCCCCGCACGGTACATCCTCCATCAGCACAACCTCAAAGGCTTCCACGAATTGCGCGCGGCTTATGCATGCGAACGCTATGAGCAGATCACTCATCACCTAGCGCCCATCAACGGTGGCAGGTGCAGGCGCCTCGATCCACGCCTTGATCGAGAGGCACGCTTACAAATCAGCTATGAGCTGGGACACGGTCGAATCGACGTGGTATCGGCGTACATCGGTGGTCGGGTATGA
- a CDS encoding tyrosine-type recombinase/integrase, protein MSRTTAPLSDSACRSAKPTDRAYKLFDGDGLYLLVQPNGRKGWRFRYVKPDGREGLTSFGNYPVVGLADARKKRLEVKRMLAEGLDPIESKHQAKTQATIRGRTFESAALDWHKAMSAKWAPGHAKTVLSRLKTHVFPLIGDRAIVDLDTHDLMQPLEAIQKRGTIDIALRVQNYLQSIMREAKRARQIAANPASDLEGLIKAPRVVHRPALPLSRLPELQERIDTYKGRTLTRLTVMLSLHVFVRSSELRFARWSEFDLKRGTWEIPDTRPALDGVPFSTRGTKMAGDIHLVPLSPQAVTLLEQIRTLTGEFDLVFAGDANPSKPMSENTVNSALRNMGYDTKTEICGHGFRSMACSALIESGLWSETAIERQMSHKERNNVRAAYIHKAEFIEERRLIMNWWSRYLETNRQEHVTPHEFANQIGPNVTRLKAKRGATE, encoded by the coding sequence ATGTCGCGCACCACTGCCCCACTCTCCGATTCGGCTTGCCGTTCAGCCAAGCCCACCGACCGCGCCTACAAGCTTTTCGACGGCGACGGCCTCTACCTTTTAGTCCAACCCAATGGCCGCAAAGGCTGGCGTTTCAGGTATGTAAAACCTGATGGTCGTGAAGGACTGACCTCGTTCGGCAACTACCCCGTGGTCGGCCTCGCCGATGCGCGCAAGAAGCGCCTGGAGGTCAAACGGATGCTGGCGGAAGGGCTCGACCCCATCGAGTCCAAACACCAAGCCAAGACGCAAGCCACAATCCGAGGCCGAACCTTTGAGAGCGCAGCCTTGGACTGGCACAAAGCGATGTCTGCCAAATGGGCTCCGGGCCATGCCAAGACGGTCCTGAGCCGTCTCAAAACCCATGTTTTTCCACTAATCGGTGATCGCGCTATTGTCGACCTAGACACTCACGACTTGATGCAACCTCTGGAAGCAATCCAGAAACGTGGCACGATTGACATCGCGTTAAGGGTACAAAACTACCTGCAAAGTATCATGCGCGAGGCGAAACGTGCTCGACAGATCGCGGCAAACCCTGCCTCCGACCTTGAGGGTTTGATCAAAGCCCCGAGGGTAGTTCACCGCCCAGCTTTACCCTTATCGCGTCTGCCTGAATTGCAGGAGCGCATCGACACCTACAAAGGACGAACGCTGACTCGGCTGACAGTCATGCTCTCGCTACATGTGTTTGTCCGCTCCAGCGAACTGCGCTTCGCCCGCTGGAGCGAGTTCGACCTCAAGCGCGGCACCTGGGAGATACCGGACACTCGACCCGCGTTGGACGGAGTACCCTTTTCAACAAGAGGTACGAAGATGGCCGGGGACATCCACCTTGTACCCTTATCACCGCAAGCCGTGACCCTGCTTGAACAGATCCGCACCCTCACCGGCGAATTCGACCTGGTATTTGCAGGCGATGCCAACCCGTCGAAACCGATGTCTGAAAACACGGTGAACAGCGCGCTTCGAAATATGGGTTACGACACCAAAACCGAAATCTGTGGCCATGGCTTCCGCTCGATGGCATGTAGCGCACTGATTGAGTCAGGACTGTGGTCCGAGACCGCAATTGAAAGGCAGATGAGCCACAAAGAACGCAACAACGTCCGCGCCGCTTACATCCACAAGGCCGAATTCATTGAGGAGCGCAGATTGATCATGAACTGGTGGAGCCGGTACCTTGAGACGAATCGACAGGAGCATGTCACCCCCCACGAATTCGCGAACCAGATCGGACCGAACGTCACTCGCTTAAAAGCAAAACGTGGCGCAACTGAGTAA
- a CDS encoding FkbM family methyltransferase, which translates to MTFISYAQNFEDIRLWRALKQFENGFYIDIGANDPTHDSVTKAFYDHGWTGINVEPMQNYYDALCQQRPNDTTLQCVASDSAGDLTFYGIPGTGLSTVDPATAQERTALGMDVRRQTVKARTLTSICEQYAQNRPIHFLKIDVEGHEETVLRGMDFAAWRPWIILIETPWARDHTWEHLVTDAGYQAILFDGINTWFLANEHLALKPAFDIPPCNLDNFQLCQGHLLSYPVSAADLGFEKQLATALQRAELAEAQLHAMQNSRGWRTLQKLRKALVRG; encoded by the coding sequence GTGACCTTCATTTCTTACGCACAGAATTTCGAAGACATCCGCCTGTGGCGCGCCCTCAAACAGTTCGAAAACGGCTTCTATATCGACATCGGCGCCAACGACCCCACCCACGACTCCGTCACCAAAGCCTTCTACGACCATGGCTGGACCGGTATCAACGTCGAACCGATGCAAAACTACTACGACGCCCTGTGCCAACAACGCCCCAACGACACCACCCTGCAATGCGTGGCCAGCGACAGCGCGGGCGACCTCACCTTCTACGGCATCCCCGGCACCGGCCTCTCCACCGTCGACCCGGCCACCGCCCAGGAACGCACAGCCCTGGGCATGGACGTACGCCGCCAAACCGTCAAAGCCCGCACCCTCACCTCCATCTGCGAGCAATACGCCCAGAACCGCCCCATCCACTTCCTGAAAATAGACGTCGAAGGCCACGAAGAAACCGTCCTGCGCGGCATGGACTTCGCCGCCTGGCGCCCCTGGATCATCCTCATCGAAACCCCATGGGCCCGCGACCACACCTGGGAACACCTCGTTACCGACGCCGGCTACCAAGCCATCCTGTTCGACGGCATCAACACCTGGTTCCTGGCCAACGAACACCTGGCCCTCAAACCCGCCTTCGACATCCCACCGTGCAACCTCGACAACTTTCAACTGTGCCAGGGGCATCTGCTCAGCTATCCCGTCAGCGCCGCGGATCTGGGGTTTGAAAAACAACTCGCCACCGCCCTGCAACGGGCCGAACTGGCCGAAGCGCAGCTGCACGCGATGCAAAATAGTAGGGGCTGGCGCACGCTTCAGAAACTCAGAAAAGCACTGGTTCGCGGGTAA
- a CDS encoding methyltransferase, producing MPAKDVDSSYVLTGEALLARFAALDAFLIEHQALWKPRPFTHLQLPWEASYPELALWLRGRSLEEAENSHNQPCLLDAPEPFASLAALSLELSSVGELPAQALEAAGHRLNVDVPGRKWQQIEAFASRLSFAALPQHWLDWCSGKGHLGRRLLQTGQQLTCLEYDPSLVLSGQALSQRHQLHALHVEQNVLAAGAASLLKNDHTPVALHACGDLHVRLIQLASAVGCKQLAVAPCCYNRISLPAYEALSSAGLRSVLQLSLDDLALPMSETVTAGARVRRQRDTSMARRLAFDLLQRQLRGVDEYLPTPSLPSAWLDKSFADYCHHLAALKELSTIGPQDWPTLEAAGWQRLAEVRNLELLRGLFRRPLELWLVLDRALFLSEQGYTVRLGTFCGIPLTPRNFLLLAERP from the coding sequence ATGCCTGCCAAGGACGTTGATTCCTCCTACGTGCTGACGGGCGAGGCCCTACTCGCCCGTTTCGCAGCGCTGGATGCTTTTCTGATTGAGCATCAGGCGCTGTGGAAGCCTCGACCGTTTACTCATCTGCAGCTTCCTTGGGAAGCGTCCTACCCGGAACTGGCTTTATGGCTACGCGGGCGGTCGCTGGAGGAAGCGGAAAACAGTCATAACCAACCTTGCTTGCTGGATGCGCCGGAGCCGTTTGCTTCATTGGCGGCGTTGTCGCTTGAGCTGAGTTCAGTGGGCGAGTTGCCGGCGCAAGCGCTTGAAGCGGCCGGGCATCGGTTAAATGTCGATGTGCCGGGACGCAAGTGGCAGCAGATCGAGGCGTTTGCCAGTCGCTTGTCATTTGCTGCATTGCCGCAACATTGGCTGGATTGGTGCTCGGGCAAAGGTCACTTGGGTCGACGCTTGCTGCAAACCGGGCAACAACTGACGTGCCTGGAATACGACCCTTCTTTGGTGCTGAGCGGTCAGGCACTCAGCCAGCGTCATCAGTTGCATGCGCTGCACGTTGAGCAAAATGTACTCGCGGCTGGCGCTGCTTCCTTATTGAAGAACGATCACACCCCGGTTGCGCTGCACGCCTGTGGTGATCTGCATGTGCGGTTAATCCAACTTGCCAGTGCGGTGGGCTGCAAACAACTGGCCGTCGCGCCCTGCTGTTATAACCGGATCAGCCTTCCTGCCTATGAGGCGCTTTCCTCGGCGGGTTTGCGATCGGTCCTACAGCTGTCCCTCGACGATCTCGCATTGCCGATGAGCGAAACCGTCACTGCCGGTGCTCGCGTCCGACGTCAGCGCGATACTTCGATGGCCAGACGTCTTGCTTTCGACCTGCTGCAACGGCAACTGCGGGGCGTCGACGAATACCTGCCCACGCCGTCCCTGCCCAGTGCATGGCTGGATAAATCCTTCGCCGACTACTGCCATCATTTGGCCGCACTGAAAGAGTTATCCACAATCGGCCCGCAGGATTGGCCAACCCTTGAAGCCGCCGGTTGGCAGCGACTGGCCGAAGTGCGCAATCTGGAGCTGCTGCGGGGCCTTTTCCGCCGCCCGCTGGAGTTGTGGCTGGTACTCGATCGGGCACTTTTTCTGTCCGAACAGGGGTACACCGTTCGCCTCGGTACCTTCTGCGGAATCCCGCTCACACCACGCAATTTCCTGCTCTTGGCCGAGCGCCCTTAA
- a CDS encoding ABC transporter permease, with the protein MNWEVIIKWLPKLAQGATLTLELVAIAVIAGLLLAIPLGIARSSRLWYVRSLPYAYIFFFRGTPLLVQLFLVYYGLAQFDAVRNSSMWPYLRDPFWCATATMTLHTAAYIAEILRGAIQAIPPGEIEAARALGMSRPKALFYIILPRAARIGLPAYSNEVILMLKASALASTVTLLELTGMARTIIARTYLPVEIFFAAGMFYLLMAYVLVRGFKLLERWLRVDACQGR; encoded by the coding sequence ATGAACTGGGAAGTCATCATCAAGTGGCTGCCGAAACTGGCCCAAGGCGCGACGCTGACCCTGGAACTGGTGGCCATCGCCGTGATCGCCGGTTTGCTGCTGGCGATTCCGCTGGGCATCGCGCGCTCATCGCGACTCTGGTACGTACGGTCATTGCCCTACGCGTACATCTTCTTTTTCCGTGGCACGCCGTTGCTGGTTCAGCTGTTCCTCGTCTACTACGGCCTGGCGCAGTTCGATGCCGTGCGCAACAGCTCGATGTGGCCGTACCTGCGCGATCCGTTCTGGTGCGCCACGGCGACCATGACCCTGCACACAGCGGCTTATATAGCCGAGATCCTGCGGGGCGCGATCCAGGCGATTCCACCGGGCGAGATCGAAGCCGCGCGAGCACTGGGCATGTCCCGGCCCAAAGCGCTGTTCTACATCATCCTGCCCCGTGCCGCGCGCATCGGCCTGCCGGCCTACAGCAACGAAGTGATCCTGATGCTCAAGGCCAGTGCCCTGGCCAGCACGGTGACCTTGCTGGAACTGACCGGCATGGCCCGCACCATCATTGCCCGGACCTACCTTCCGGTGGAGATCTTCTTCGCCGCGGGCATGTTCTATCTGTTGATGGCTTACGTGCTGGTTCGCGGCTTCAAGCTGCTGGAGCGCTGGCTGCGCGTCGATGCCTGCCAAGGACGTTGA
- a CDS encoding ABC transporter permease: MIIDLYGFGPALAAGALMTVKLALSALCLGLVLGLLGALAKTSPHKPLQWLGGTYSTLVRGIPELLWVLLIYFGTVNLMRALGEFFGNPDLALNAFAAGVIALGLCFGAYATEVFRGAILAIPKGHREAGVALGMSKFRIFTKLIMPQMWRIALPGLGNLFMILMKDTALVSVIGLEEIMRHAQIGVTVSKQPFTFFMVAAFMYLGLTILAMTGMYFLERRAARGFARSAS; this comes from the coding sequence ATGATTATCGACCTCTACGGATTCGGCCCGGCGCTCGCCGCTGGCGCGCTGATGACTGTGAAACTGGCACTCTCGGCCTTGTGCCTGGGGCTGGTGCTCGGTCTGCTCGGCGCCTTGGCCAAGACTTCCCCGCACAAGCCATTGCAATGGCTGGGCGGCACGTATTCGACCCTGGTTCGTGGCATCCCGGAATTGCTCTGGGTGCTGTTGATCTACTTCGGCACCGTCAATTTGATGCGTGCCTTGGGCGAATTTTTCGGCAATCCCGACCTCGCACTCAATGCCTTCGCCGCTGGCGTAATCGCGTTGGGCCTGTGCTTCGGCGCCTACGCCACGGAAGTGTTTCGCGGCGCGATTCTGGCGATCCCCAAAGGTCACCGCGAAGCCGGCGTGGCCTTGGGCATGTCGAAATTCCGGATCTTCACCAAGCTGATCATGCCGCAGATGTGGCGCATCGCCCTGCCGGGCCTGGGCAACTTGTTCATGATCCTGATGAAAGACACCGCGCTGGTGTCGGTGATCGGCCTGGAAGAAATCATGCGTCATGCGCAAATCGGCGTGACCGTGTCCAAGCAGCCGTTCACCTTCTTTATGGTCGCTGCTTTTATGTACCTGGGCCTGACCATCCTGGCCATGACCGGCATGTACTTTCTGGAACGACGTGCCGCTCGCGGCTTCGCGAGGAGCGCCTCATGA
- the gabP gene encoding GABA permease: MSSTQSSNGLEQGLKPRHVTMLSIAGVIGAGLFVGSGHAIAAAGPAVLLAYAAAGALVVLVMRMLGEMAVASPDTGSFSTYADRAIGHWAGFTIGWLYWWFWVLVIPLEANAAATILHAWFPNVAIWAFTLVITLLLTVTNLFSVKNYGEFEFWFALVKVIAIIGFIGLGILAIFGFLPNSQVSGVSHLFDTQGFLPNGMGAVLGAILTTMFSFMGTEIVTIAAAESKNPGQQISKATNSVIWRIGLFYLVSIFIVVALVPWNDPVLAAVGSYQTVLERMGIPNAKLIVDIVVLVAVTSCLNSALYTASRMMFSLGKRGDAPAVSQRTNKSGTPYWAVILSTAAAFLAVFANYVAPAAVFDFLLATSGAIALLVYLVIAISQLRMRKQRMARGEKIAFSMWLFPGLTYAVIIFIVAALTIMLFQDAHRVEILATGFLSLLVVAVGLFVARRRKMQKVGAVVLN, encoded by the coding sequence ATGAGCAGCACCCAAAGCTCTAATGGCCTCGAACAGGGGCTCAAACCGCGTCATGTGACTATGTTGTCGATCGCTGGTGTTATCGGCGCCGGCCTGTTTGTTGGCTCGGGCCACGCCATCGCCGCTGCCGGCCCAGCCGTGCTGTTGGCCTACGCCGCTGCCGGCGCGCTGGTCGTGCTGGTGATGCGCATGCTCGGCGAAATGGCCGTCGCTTCGCCGGACACTGGCTCCTTCTCGACATACGCCGACCGCGCGATCGGGCATTGGGCCGGTTTCACCATCGGCTGGTTGTATTGGTGGTTCTGGGTGTTGGTGATCCCGCTGGAGGCCAACGCCGCCGCGACCATCCTGCATGCCTGGTTCCCGAATGTGGCGATCTGGGCCTTCACCCTGGTTATCACTTTGCTGCTGACGGTGACCAACCTGTTCAGCGTGAAGAACTACGGTGAGTTCGAATTCTGGTTCGCTCTGGTCAAAGTTATCGCGATCATCGGCTTCATTGGTCTCGGCATTCTGGCGATTTTCGGCTTCTTGCCGAACAGCCAGGTCAGCGGCGTTTCGCACCTGTTCGACACCCAAGGCTTCCTGCCAAACGGCATGGGTGCTGTATTGGGCGCGATCCTGACCACCATGTTTTCCTTCATGGGCACTGAGATCGTGACCATCGCGGCCGCGGAATCGAAGAACCCTGGCCAGCAAATCTCCAAGGCCACCAACTCGGTGATCTGGCGGATTGGCTTGTTCTACCTTGTGTCGATCTTCATCGTTGTGGCCCTGGTGCCATGGAACGATCCGGTTCTGGCTGCTGTGGGTTCCTACCAGACTGTACTTGAGCGTATGGGCATCCCGAATGCCAAGCTGATCGTCGACATCGTGGTGCTGGTGGCTGTGACCAGTTGCCTGAACTCGGCGCTGTACACCGCTTCGCGCATGATGTTCTCCCTGGGCAAACGCGGTGATGCGCCGGCCGTTTCCCAACGCACCAACAAAAGCGGCACGCCGTACTGGGCAGTCATCCTGTCCACCGCTGCTGCGTTCCTGGCAGTGTTCGCCAACTACGTGGCCCCGGCCGCTGTGTTCGACTTCCTGCTGGCCACCTCTGGCGCCATCGCGTTGTTGGTGTACCTGGTGATCGCCATCTCGCAACTGCGTATGCGCAAGCAGCGTATGGCACGCGGCGAAAAAATCGCCTTCAGCATGTGGTTGTTCCCGGGCCTGACCTACGCGGTGATCATCTTCATCGTCGCGGCCCTGACCATCATGCTGTTCCAGGACGCCCACCGCGTGGAGATCCTCGCGACCGGGTTCCTGAGCTTGCTGGTAGTGGCGGTCGGCTTGTTCGTAGCCCGTCGTCGCAAGATGCAGAAGGTTGGAGCGGTGGTGTTGAACTGA
- the vapC gene encoding type II toxin-antitoxin system tRNA(fMet)-specific endonuclease VapC codes for MIKFMLDTNICIFTIKNKPQVVREAFNRHHGQLCISAITLMELIYGAEKSAAPEKNLAVIEGFAARLEILPFDYDAAAHTGMIRSELAKAGTPIGPYDQMIAGHARSQGFTVITNNLREFERVPGLRVEDWVHPT; via the coding sequence ATGATCAAGTTCATGCTCGATACAAACATCTGTATTTTCACCATCAAGAACAAGCCCCAAGTTGTACGCGAGGCGTTTAATCGTCATCACGGCCAGTTGTGCATCAGTGCAATTACGCTGATGGAACTGATCTACGGTGCAGAGAAATCCGCAGCGCCGGAAAAGAACCTCGCTGTCATCGAGGGCTTTGCTGCCCGCCTCGAGATCTTGCCTTTCGATTACGATGCCGCCGCTCACACCGGGATGATTCGTTCAGAACTGGCAAAAGCAGGAACACCGATAGGTCCCTATGATCAGATGATCGCCGGCCACGCGCGCTCACAAGGATTCACCGTAATAACAAATAATCTTCGGGAGTTTGAACGCGTACCTGGCTTACGGGTTGAGGATTGGGTTCACCCCACTTGA
- the vapB gene encoding type II toxin-antitoxin system VapB family antitoxin, giving the protein MEQTTIFMSNRSQAVRLPKAVAMPGDVKRVDVIAIGRARIITPAGEAWDSWFDGEGVSTDFMTDREQPIDQERESF; this is encoded by the coding sequence ATGGAGCAAACCACCATTTTCATGAGCAACCGGAGCCAGGCCGTTCGCCTGCCCAAAGCCGTAGCGATGCCTGGGGATGTGAAACGAGTTGATGTAATCGCCATCGGCAGAGCACGAATCATCACTCCCGCTGGAGAAGCTTGGGATAGCTGGTTCGACGGCGAAGGCGTGAGTACAGACTTCATGACCGACCGTGAACAACCTATCGATCAGGAGCGTGAGTCGTTCTGA
- a CDS encoding alpha/beta fold hydrolase, with protein MNLQDMPSPAPAQAELTSPVTSAPFKEPACDGFTLGGFTWRHAFQDTARPVVIINAATSVRCRHYSRFADYLFANDFDVITYDYRGIGESRPASLKGLDASWSDWGALDFEAMLKRAQREFPGQPIDVVGHSFGGCAAGLGASGHLIRHLVTVGAQFAYWRDYAPAHRWRMFGKWHLVMPLMTMICGYFPGKRLGWLEDTPAGVVRDWSTPTARYEQRPSGRVIHAKHGRLPFANVTAKTLAISLSDDPFGTIPAIERLLGYFTGSTTTHLRIAPKDIGEEEVGHFAFFRSPYQATLWPIALSWLQNGELAPDTPGRRVSRS; from the coding sequence ATGAATTTGCAGGACATGCCCTCACCGGCACCAGCCCAGGCTGAGTTAACGTCGCCAGTTACTAGCGCCCCCTTCAAAGAACCCGCCTGCGACGGCTTCACCCTCGGCGGTTTCACCTGGCGTCACGCCTTCCAGGACACCGCCCGCCCGGTCGTGATCATCAACGCCGCCACTTCGGTCCGTTGCCGACACTACTCGCGCTTCGCCGATTACCTGTTCGCCAATGACTTCGATGTCATCACCTATGACTACCGTGGCATCGGCGAATCGCGGCCGGCGTCGCTGAAAGGGCTGGACGCTTCCTGGTCCGACTGGGGCGCGCTGGATTTCGAAGCGATGCTCAAGCGCGCTCAGCGTGAATTCCCCGGCCAGCCCATCGACGTGGTCGGCCACAGCTTTGGCGGCTGTGCGGCGGGCCTGGGGGCCTCTGGGCACCTGATCCGGCACTTGGTGACGGTCGGCGCGCAGTTCGCTTACTGGCGCGACTATGCGCCCGCTCACCGTTGGCGAATGTTCGGCAAATGGCACCTGGTGATGCCGCTGATGACGATGATCTGCGGTTACTTCCCCGGCAAACGTCTTGGCTGGCTGGAAGACACGCCCGCCGGCGTCGTCCGCGACTGGAGCACGCCCACCGCTCGCTACGAGCAGCGCCCCAGCGGTCGCGTGATCCACGCAAAGCACGGTCGGCTGCCGTTCGCCAATGTCACCGCAAAAACCCTGGCCATCAGCCTTAGCGACGATCCTTTCGGCACGATCCCGGCCATTGAGCGCTTGCTCGGCTACTTCACCGGCAGCACGACCACCCATCTGCGAATCGCCCCGAAAGACATTGGCGAAGAAGAAGTCGGACATTTCGCCTTTTTTCGTAGCCCATACCAAGCCACACTATGGCCCATTGCATTGTCCTGGCTGCAAAACGGCGAACTGGCCCCCGATACTCCCGGGCGGCGAGTTTCACGTAGCTGA
- a CDS encoding PDDEXK nuclease domain-containing protein has protein sequence MSALTPDNTQDPQLASLLGNLGELIRQARQKVLRAVDTAQVQTCWQIGRHIVEFEQEGAQRATYGKQLLATLAKDLTGKFGKGFDDRNLRYMRDFYQTFPNWNALRSELSWTHYRRLLRVDNDKARKWYMDEAANQNWSSRALERQINTLYYERLLMSRDKAPVMTEAATNIKAMTDSPREFIRDPVMLEFLGLPNAGLVLETELEQALIEQLQGFLLELGNGFAFVARQQRISTEGRDFYIDLVFYNYLLKCFVIFDLKRGELTHQDVGQMDMYVRMYDDLKRNDEDGPTVGIILCAQKNESVVRYSVLQGNEQLFASKYKLVLPSEEELRAELDRERRAIEERLLNQTDR, from the coding sequence ATGAGCGCCCTCACACCCGACAACACTCAAGACCCACAACTCGCCTCACTGCTTGGCAATCTTGGCGAATTGATTCGCCAGGCGCGCCAGAAGGTTTTGAGAGCGGTCGATACCGCTCAAGTACAAACCTGTTGGCAGATTGGCCGGCATATTGTCGAGTTCGAGCAGGAAGGTGCCCAAAGGGCCACGTATGGCAAGCAATTGCTGGCGACGCTTGCGAAGGACCTGACAGGGAAGTTTGGGAAAGGTTTTGATGACCGTAATTTGAGGTATATGCGGGACTTTTATCAGACCTTTCCAAATTGGAACGCACTGCGTTCCGAATTGAGCTGGACCCACTACCGAAGGCTGCTACGTGTCGATAACGACAAGGCACGCAAGTGGTACATGGACGAAGCCGCCAATCAAAACTGGTCAAGCCGCGCGCTGGAACGCCAGATCAACACCCTCTACTACGAGCGTCTATTGATGAGTCGGGACAAGGCTCCCGTCATGACGGAAGCCGCTACCAACATCAAAGCGATGACCGACAGCCCTCGGGAATTCATCCGGGATCCCGTGATGCTCGAGTTTCTCGGCCTGCCCAATGCAGGACTCGTTCTGGAAACCGAACTTGAACAAGCACTCATCGAGCAACTTCAGGGCTTCCTGCTCGAGCTGGGGAATGGTTTTGCTTTTGTCGCCCGCCAGCAACGCATAAGCACCGAAGGCAGAGACTTCTACATCGATCTGGTGTTCTACAACTACCTGCTCAAATGCTTTGTCATCTTCGATCTCAAGCGCGGTGAATTAACCCATCAGGATGTTGGCCAGATGGACATGTATGTGCGCATGTATGACGACCTCAAGCGCAACGATGAAGACGGGCCCACCGTCGGTATCATTCTTTGCGCGCAAAAAAACGAGTCAGTGGTGCGCTACTCGGTGTTACAGGGCAACGAACAACTGTTCGCCAGCAAGTACAAACTGGTGTTGCCGAGCGAGGAGGAGTTGCGCGCTGAGCTGGATCGGGAACGACGGGCAATTGAAGAGCGTCTGCTCAACCAAACAGACCGATAA
- a CDS encoding carboxypeptidase regulatory-like domain-containing protein, producing MKYIHSLVLPLAALGVLMFPTLSHAASLDPVDNSGVQAQQQQQNGITYLSGGIGEDESKAIQQSKGYNLHMTFSVGSQNQYIPDVEVVIQKAQGETVLTLTQAGPLVYVQLPAGKYTVVATRNGEVRRDVTDVGSGAARNLVFHWGEAN from the coding sequence ATGAAGTACATTCATTCACTCGTATTGCCACTCGCCGCCCTTGGCGTGTTGATGTTCCCAACCCTGTCGCATGCCGCCAGCCTCGATCCGGTCGACAATTCCGGTGTACAAGCCCAGCAGCAGCAACAGAACGGGATCACCTACCTGTCCGGCGGTATCGGCGAGGACGAGTCAAAGGCCATTCAGCAGTCCAAGGGTTATAACTTGCACATGACCTTCTCCGTTGGTTCGCAGAATCAATACATTCCCGACGTGGAAGTGGTCATTCAAAAAGCCCAGGGAGAAACCGTGCTGACCCTTACTCAGGCCGGCCCTCTGGTTTACGTTCAACTGCCTGCCGGTAAGTACACCGTTGTTGCGACTCGCAACGGCGAGGTGCGGCGTGACGTGACGGATGTAGGCAGCGGCGCTGCTCGCAATCTAGTCTTCCACTGGGGCGAGGCAAATTAG